TTCACGGCGGCGATCCTCCTCGGTACCGCATTCTCCGCGCACGCCGGGGAAACGGTCGTCAAGGTCGGATTCTGCGCGCGCACGATCACGTCCGCGGCGGCCCCGTTTGCCATCGCGATGAAGAGAGGCTGGTACGGGAAGGCGGGACTGAAGGTGCAGCTCGTGCCCGTGCCTGGCTCGACGGATTGCGTGAAGCTCGTGGCGACCGGCGATCTGCCTTGGTCGCTGCCTTCGATCGAGCCGATTCCCGCCGCGCGACAGCAGGGTGTGAAGGCGAAGATCTTCTACACGGCGTACCAGGGGAACATCTACGGGATCGCCGTTCCGAAGGAGAGCGCGATCCGCTCGGTCAAGGACTTGAAGGGAAAGAAGATCGGCGTCGCCTCGATGGGATCGGCCGGCGTCCCCGTCGCGCGCGGCATCCTGGCGATGAATGGCCTCGATCCCGACAACGACGCGCAGATCGTGGTGGTGGGCGAGGCGGCGCAGGCGGCGGCGCTGATCCGCGGCGGCCAGGTGCAGGCGCTTTCGCTCTACGACACGCAGTACGCGCTGGTCGAGAGCGCGGGTCAGCCGGTGCGCCTGCTCGATTCCGGACCCGTCGCCCGCTTTCCTTCGAACGGCTTCTTCGCGCTCGAAGAGACGGTGAAAAAGGATCGTGCCCGGGCGGTGGCGCTCACCCAGGGGTACGCGATGGGTACCGTCTTCGCGATGGCGAACCCCCAGGCGGCGGTGAAGATCCTCTACGACGTCTATCCGCAGACGAAGCCGTCGGGGAAGACCGACGAGCAGGCCCTCCGCGACGACGTGAAGACGTTGCTCGCGCGCGCCGAGCACTGGAAGCTCGAGGCGGGCGGGGTGAAGCGCTGGGGCGAAAGCTCGATCAAGGACTTCGACGCGTACGAGGACTTCCTTCTTCGCTGGAAGGTGATCCAGCAGAAGGTACCGGAGACGGACGTGGTCAGCAACGAGCTGATCGACGAGGTGAATCGATTCGACGCGGCAGCGGTGGCGGCGGAAGCGAGGGCGTGGAAGTAACCGGAGGGCTTCATGGGACGGCCAGCGAAGGTGTCGGGCAGCGGCGGGCAGATCCTGGTGCAGAGCCTTCTCGCCCAGGGTGCCGACCATGTCTTCTGCGTGCCGGGCGAGAGTCATCTGGCGGTGCTCGACGCGCTCTACGACGTGCGCGAGGAGGTGAAGCTGGTCGTCTGCCGCCACGAGAGCGGCGCGTCGAACATGGCCGACGCGTACGGCAAGCTGACGGGGCGCCCGGGCCTGGCGCTGGTCACGCGTGGACCGGGCGCCTGCAACGCGTCGATCGGCATCCACACCGCGTCGCAGGACTCGACGCCGCTCATCCTGCTCGTGGGACAGGTGCCGCGGACGTTCATGGATCGGGAGGCGTTCCAGGAGATCGACTATCGGCGCATGTTCGGGCAGATGGCGAAATGGGTCGCGCAGATCGACGAGCCGCGCCGCGTTCCCGAATACGTGAGCCGCGCGTTCCACACTGCAATCTCCGGACGCCCGGGACCTGTGGTCCTCGCTCTTCCCGAGGACATGCTCACGCAGCAGGCGGAGGCGCCGGCAGCGCCGCGCGCCCGGCGCACGGCCGCGGCGCCAGCGCCAGAGCAGATCGGCCGGCTGCGAGCGCTGCTGGAGCGCGCGCACAGGCCGATCGCCATCCTGGGTGGGACTGGCTGG
The sequence above is a segment of the Deltaproteobacteria bacterium genome. Coding sequences within it:
- a CDS encoding ABC transporter substrate-binding protein; amino-acid sequence: MKTTFTAAILLGTAFSAHAGETVVKVGFCARTITSAAAPFAIAMKRGWYGKAGLKVQLVPVPGSTDCVKLVATGDLPWSLPSIEPIPAARQQGVKAKIFYTAYQGNIYGIAVPKESAIRSVKDLKGKKIGVASMGSAGVPVARGILAMNGLDPDNDAQIVVVGEAAQAAALIRGGQVQALSLYDTQYALVESAGQPVRLLDSGPVARFPSNGFFALEETVKKDRARAVALTQGYAMGTVFAMANPQAAVKILYDVYPQTKPSGKTDEQALRDDVKTLLARAEHWKLEAGGVKRWGESSIKDFDAYEDFLLRWKVIQQKVPETDVVSNELIDEVNRFDAAAVAAEARAWK